GCTACCCCCGCTGACAAGGGTCTTGCCACCCGGAAGCATTCTGAAATCACCCTCAATGCGATCGCCCCGGTACTGCCCGAGCTGATCGGTGGTTCGGCGGACTTGACCCACTCCAACCTGACAGAAATTCACGTTTCCGGCGATTTCCAAAAAGGCGCTTATGAAAACCGTAACGTCCACTTCGGTGTGCGGGAACATGCCATGGGTGCTATCTGTAACGGGATGGCTCTCCACGGCACTGGTCTGATTCCCTACGGCGCAACTTTCTTGGTGTTCTCCGACTACATGCGGAATTCCATTCGTCTGTCTGCCCTGTCTGAAACCCGGGTGATTTGGGTGATGACCCACGATTCCATCGCCCTTGGGGAAGATGGCCCGACCCACCAACCGATCGAGCATGTCGCTTCCCTGCGAGCAATGCCGAACCTCTATGTGTATCGTCCCGCCGATACCAATGAAACCTCTGGCGCTTACAAAGTGGCAGTAGAAAGTGCAAAAACGCCGACTCTCCTGGCTCTCACCCGCCAAGGTTTACCCAACCTTGAAGGTAGTTCGATCGCCAATGCAGAAAAGGGTGGTTATATCCTCTCTGACAGCGAAGGCACTCCCGATATCATCTTGATCGGTACCGGCAGTGAAGTGCATCTCTGTGTAGAGGCGGCGAAGGAATTGCGCGCTGCTGGCAGAAAGGTCCGCGTCGTTTCTATGCCTTGCGTAGAGCGTTTTGAAGAACAAGATGCCGCTTACCAAGAATCCGTACTACCAAAATCTGTCACCAAGCGGGTGGCCGTTGAAGCCGGTCACACCATGTGCTGGTACAAGTACGTTGGCTTCGAAGGGGCCGTAATTGGGATCGACACTTATGGTGCCTCTGCCCCTGGTGACGTCGTCATGAAAGAATTCGGCTTCACTGTCGAGAACGTTGTTAACACTGCCAAGGCAGTTTTGGGCTAAAGCCAAGTCTGGTTATTATCTGACGTAAATTGATTAGTTGATTAGAGGCAGATTTATACTCTGCCTCTTTTTTTATCCCTAGGGCATCCATTACAGGTCATGCAATGGAACGGACAATTTAATTTTTCCAAGGCTTTCACTTTGATCTCCAGTGGCGCGATGCTCCCTATGCAAAAAATTCATCCTTGCTAAAGCAATTATGTCGAACAAAGTAAAAAGCCCATCAAAAGCCACTTAGCCCGTACGCCAAATAATGGTTCCCGCCGCCACCAAACCCAGAATGTTTGGAAACCAAGCTCCTAAAAATGGCGTAACCGTACCCCAAACCCCGATGGAACTGGAAATTACAGAAATCATGTAATAGGCAAATACAATGGCGACAGAAAGGCCAACGCTGGTAGCTCGACTAGAATTTTGGGGACGGAGGCCAATGGCACTACCCACCATCGCGAAGACAATGCAGACAAATGGCACAGAGAATTTTTCTTGTTTTTTCACCTGGAGGGTACGGATACGCCGTTCGTTGCGACTTAATCGCAAGCTTTCGAGGCACAGATCAATCACAGGTAGGGTCATTTCATTGGGCTGTTGACACTGGGTCGCCAACACAAGGGGCGCATCAGAAAGTTTAAAGAAACTTGTTTCGAACTTTTCGATGTCACTAAAGGAGCCATTTGCGGCAATCTGATAGATACTACCCTCACGCATTTGCCACCCTTCTTGGGCTGGGTTCCACTGGGCAGCAAGGGCGGTGATAATTCGTTGGGTGTCTGTGGTAGCTCGATCGAGAATTGTGAGGTTGTTCATTTGTTTGCCGTCAAAATTCTCGGCATAAAAAAGGGTTTTCAAAATTTCTCGATTTCCGGTGTCACCTTGGAGACGTTGATATTCAGGATAAATAATATTTTTCTCTTGGTAGTCACTGCTTGCCTCCCCCTTCGCAATTTCGGTGATCTTGGTTGCTTGTCTGAGTGTGCCAGGAACAATCCAGTCGTTTAGGCTAAAGGTGAACCCTGTAATCAAAAGACCGAGAATCAGACCAGGCAGCATCAGGCGCAGGGGTGAGACCCCGGCACTCCGGAGGGCAATAATTTCACTAAAAGAGGAAAGGTTGCTGTAGGCAGTGAGGGTCCCTAAAAGGGTCGCCATGGGTAAGCCTAAAACCAGAAATTCGGGTAAGCGAAGCGCTAAGATCTGGAAGGCGATCGCCCAGGTGATTTCGTTGGCAACGACGTTTCGTAGTACCTCAAAAAGAACCCCAATGGTGAGGCCGAGACTCGTGAAAATTCCTAACCCAAACAGGAAAGGCCCCACGAGTTGCGCCATAATATAGCGATCTAACAGTGAAAATACCCTTAAATTTCTCGACATTGTAGTCTAGTCTGAGTGAAGCAGAAAAAATGGGCTGCATCTTTGTCCATAGCCCATCATGCCAAACAAGCTGAGTCTTTGGTTGAAATTGGGGCCACTGATTTATGGCGGATCTTCTCTATAATCGGGAACTCTAAGCCCTAATTGTGATTCAGTGCCATTGCCCTTCGGTTTATTTCAAATTTTATTTTTTTGATAGAGTTTATGTTTGACCTGTTTGCTTCCTTGCTAATTGCCCAAGAGTCTGCCCCATTATTGGTGGCCCAGGAGAACAGGCCAACGGAACAATTACTCCCTCACCAAGCCCCGAGACTGGGGGAAGATCGTCAATCTCCCCTGGAGCGATCGCCCGCCCCAATCATCACGGAATATCAAGAAATTCGCCCGTTACCGGGAAGTTTGAACCAGGTGCCCGTCTTCAATAGCAATAGCCCCGAGGTCATCGCCCAGGAAGGGATTTTATTATCGACTTTCCCGAAATCAGGGAAAGCCCAGGCGATCGCTCACCTCGATACGCCCCTAGAAGGCCGCTTTGATATTTTTACCCACCATATTTCTCGACCCGCCGGAGAACCACGGACCCTTTATCAAGGCTTATTGGTTAATAATCCCACGGGTACGACTCGCACCTTGAGAGTCCTTCAGGGCATCAGTTATCTCAACAGTCAAGATGCACCGTTTCGGGAGTTGTTGCCCCTAGTCAATGACCCCCATGGCCATGTTTTTTCTGGCCCTGGTTCTCGCCTGGTCAGTGATGTCCTTCGAGGAAAAAATCAAACTCAATTCCCCTCAGTCCTGCGGATTCCTCCCTATAGCACCGTCGTCCTAGCGACATTGCCAATTCCGGCCAGTGGCGCCCGTTCTACCTACCTCCAGGTAGAGACCGATGGCAATGTTTATCTTGCAAATTTGGCGAAGTATGAAGTCCGCGAAGAAGCACTGGTTACCCGCATCAATGAGCGGGGCGCCATTGTTGAAGGAAAAACAACTCGCTCACGTCCCCCCAATCTCAATGAATGGCGATCGCTGCTGACCCAAGGACGACTGGCTGCCCCCCGTGATATCCCTCCAGTGCCAACCAGGGATCCCAGCCGTATTGTTTATGGCCGGGTTGCAGGTATTTCTGAGGGAAATCAATGGGAAGCGACGGTGACAGATCCCGATGCCGATACTTTAAAGATCCCCGCAGCAGGATCTGCTATCTCTTTTCCGATTAGCACCACCACCACAGGAACTTTTGGTACCGATCAAATTCAAAGTGCAACAATGCTGACCCGTTATCCAGACACAGCACTCCAAGGCCATGGCAACTATTTGGTGAACTACAAGCTGACTTTTCCTTTAGAAAATCCTACGGATCAAACCCAGCGTACAGCGTTGATTTTTCAGACGCCGATCAAGGATGATCTCCATAACGATCGCCTGACATTTTTTGAAACGCCCCCAGACCGGATCTTCTATCGGGGCACAGTGCGTATCACCTACCCGGATGAATACCGCCGTGAAACGACCCGTTACATTCACCTTGTGCAAAATCGAGGCCAGCAAGCAGAGCCATTAGCCGTTATCGAGATTCCCGCAGGGACGCGACGCACCGCAGAAATCGACTTTTTCTATCCCCCTGATGCAACCCCACCGCAGGTCATCACGGTGGAAACATTCCCGACCACAGAATAATAGTTCTTTGGTTTAAACATAAGTTCAAGGCAAGCGTCGGGGCGGAAACAACTGTCCTAGGGGGAAACCCCAACAGGCAAAATCCCGGCGGACACTCACGGTTGGATGGGGGTCAATTTCTTGGACTGTTTTTTCAGAAATCAGCAATGCAGGTAAAAGAGTGAGGGGAATTTGAAATAGTACATTGCTAAAGAAAAACAGCACAATTGCCGCCCCAAAACCCAGGATGTGCCACTGGGGAAGCATCGCCGCTACACCAATCGCCAAGGGGGCGTAGTGAGCCACTTGCCACAGCAAAATGACCATGGCGATCGCCCCAAGCACATTAAAGACAGGCTGCCTTGTCCCCTGGACGAGGCGGAGGATTTGTCGCTGCCGCTCATCAAGCTGCTCTGGGGGAATTTGCAAAAATGCCAGACCAAAGGGTTGCCAGGGCCGTAAAATTTGCAGGATCCACACTGGCATCCCCCCCAAAAGAATGATTAGGCCCAACTCTAGGTTTGCAACGGGAAAGGGAATGCCAACGGCCAGGGCGATCGCCAAAAGAGCCCAAACCAAAGGGAGGAGTGCCAGTCCCGCGATATGTAACCAAAAGTAAGGTTCAAACAACATTTTTCCGACCCCGACTGCCTAGCTTACTAATCAGCTCACGAAATTTATAACGCCATAATGCCCTGAATATCCCATGGCGACCATAGATAAGTAAAGATTCTCCAGCGGGGGCGATCGCCTAACTCTCTTTTTTTAAAGTTATGACGTAAATGTCAAGGAATATAACGAAAAATTAAGTTTGGTTTATCAAATTGTGTCAGAATCACTGCTGCTTCCGGGGCTGGCCAAGATTTTTTGCTAAAACTCTTTATGTGCCTTTGGCTTGCTCACTGTCATACAGCGTCTCGCGCTTCATATAATGTGATGATGAGCTGTGAAATAGTTATACATTTTTTAATATCCATCTGCTTGTCCAAGTAAAGGAGACTCACCATTTATGTTCACTAACGTCAAGTCCGCCATTCGTCGCATCACACCAGATGACATCAATAATCGCACGTTAGTGAAGGTGGTCTATGTCGTGTTGGAATCCCAGTATCAGAGTGCGCTCTCGGCTGCGGTGAAGACGATTAACGCAAACCATCCAAAGATTGCGATCGAAATTAGCGGCTATTTGATCGAAGAACTACGGGACCCTGATAACTATGCCGAGTTTAAGCAGGATGTTTCCCAAGCAAATTTATTTATTGCGTCACTAATTTTTATTGAAGATCTTGCCCAAAAAGTCGTTGAAGCAGTGACCCCTCACCGGGATAATCTCGACGCGGCAATTGTCTTCCCCTCGATGCCTGAAGTGATGCGCCTGAACAAGATGGGAACCTTCTCCATGGCACAACTGGGCCAGTCCAAGAGTGCGATCGGCGAATTTATGAAGAAGCGTAAGGAAAAATCCGGCGCTTCTTTCCAAGATGCAATGTTGAAGCTGCTGCGCACCTTGCCGAAGGTTCTGAAATATCTACCTGTAGAGAAAGCCCAGGATGCTCGCAACTTTATGTTGTCCTTCCAGTATTGGCTAGGCGGTTCTTCTGACAACCTCGAAAACTTCCTGTTGATGATGACTGACAAATACATCCTCAAGGGTCAGTTGGGTCAGCGCGACTATGAAGAGCCAGTCGTCTATCCCGACATGGGTATTTGGCATCCCCTCGCACCGAAAATGTTCGAGGATACGAAGGAATATTTGCAGTGGTACAACAACCGTGAAGATATTGGTGAAGATTTAAAAGATCCGCTGGCTCCCTGTATTGGTTTGGTGTTGCAGCGGACGCACCTCGTGACAGGGGATGATGCGCACTATGTGGCGATGTTGCAGGAATTTGAGTATCGCGGCGCTCGGGTGATTCCTATTTTTGCGGGGGGTTTGGACTTCTCGAAACCTGTGGATGAATTTTTCTGGGATAACACGGTAGCGGGTGTAGAAAAGTTACCGCTTGTTGATACGGTGGTTTCCTTGACTGGGTTTG
The nucleotide sequence above comes from [Synechococcus] sp. NIES-970. Encoded proteins:
- a CDS encoding putative permease, YjgP/YjgQ family superfamily; this encodes MAQLVGPFLFGLGIFTSLGLTIGVLFEVLRNVVANEITWAIAFQILALRLPEFLVLGLPMATLLGTLTAYSNLSSFSEIIALRSAGVSPLRLMLPGLILGLLITGFTFSLNDWIVPGTLRQATKITEIAKGEASSDYQEKNIIYPEYQRLQGDTGNREILKTLFYAENFDGKQMNNLTILDRATTDTQRIITALAAQWNPAQEGWQMREGSIYQIAANGSFSDIEKFETSFFKLSDAPLVLATQCQQPNEMTLPVIDLCLESLRLSRNERRIRTLQVKKQEKFSVPFVCIVFAMVGSAIGLRPQNSSRATSVGLSVAIVFAYYMISVISSSIGVWGTVTPFLGAWFPNILGLVAAGTIIWRTG
- a CDS encoding hypothetical protein (conserved hypothetical protein), whose product is MFDLFASLLIAQESAPLLVAQENRPTEQLLPHQAPRLGEDRQSPLERSPAPIITEYQEIRPLPGSLNQVPVFNSNSPEVIAQEGILLSTFPKSGKAQAIAHLDTPLEGRFDIFTHHISRPAGEPRTLYQGLLVNNPTGTTRTLRVLQGISYLNSQDAPFRELLPLVNDPHGHVFSGPGSRLVSDVLRGKNQTQFPSVLRIPPYSTVVLATLPIPASGARSTYLQVETDGNVYLANLAKYEVREEALVTRINERGAIVEGKTTRSRPPNLNEWRSLLTQGRLAAPRDIPPVPTRDPSRIVYGRVAGISEGNQWEATVTDPDADTLKIPAAGSAISFPISTTTTGTFGTDQIQSATMLTRYPDTALQGHGNYLVNYKLTFPLENPTDQTQRTALIFQTPIKDDLHNDRLTFFETPPDRIFYRGTVRITYPDEYRRETTRYIHLVQNRGQQAEPLAVIEIPAGTRRTAEIDFFYPPDATPPQVITVETFPTTE
- a CDS encoding hypothetical protein (conserved hypothetical protein), giving the protein MLFEPYFWLHIAGLALLPLVWALLAIALAVGIPFPVANLELGLIILLGGMPVWILQILRPWQPFGLAFLQIPPEQLDERQRQILRLVQGTRQPVFNVLGAIAMVILLWQVAHYAPLAIGVAAMLPQWHILGFGAAIVLFFFSNVLFQIPLTLLPALLISEKTVQEIDPHPTVSVRRDFACWGFPLGQLFPPRRLP